Proteins from a single region of Streptomyces spectabilis:
- a CDS encoding TetR/AcrR family transcriptional regulator, with the protein MSTQPVSRRARPAKAPLSRDVVVRTGLKILDRDGLEALTMRRVAKELDTGPASLYVYVANRDDLMAAMLDEALGQVRLTWEGTWQEQLRALIAAAVDAMSRHEGLAAVALGAIPTGDNVLLVLDRALALLKDGGLDDKAAAWAVDLLWLHTAAAATEQSAYDSKGSDEVSAIAAADRRYAALPADRYPMVTSLRQALFSAGDRDTWALEVLINGILHTPTR; encoded by the coding sequence ATGAGCACGCAGCCCGTCAGCCGCCGCGCGCGGCCCGCCAAGGCCCCCCTCAGCCGCGACGTCGTCGTGCGCACCGGCCTGAAGATCCTCGACCGCGACGGCCTGGAGGCGCTGACCATGCGCCGCGTCGCCAAGGAGCTCGACACCGGCCCCGCCTCGCTCTACGTCTACGTCGCCAACCGCGACGACCTCATGGCGGCCATGCTCGACGAAGCCCTCGGACAGGTCCGGCTGACCTGGGAAGGCACCTGGCAGGAACAGCTGCGTGCCCTGATCGCCGCGGCCGTCGACGCGATGAGCCGCCACGAGGGCCTGGCCGCCGTCGCCCTCGGCGCCATTCCGACCGGCGACAACGTCCTGCTCGTCCTCGACCGCGCGCTCGCCCTGCTCAAGGACGGCGGCCTCGACGACAAGGCCGCCGCCTGGGCCGTCGACCTCCTCTGGCTCCACACCGCCGCGGCCGCCACCGAGCAGAGCGCCTACGACTCCAAGGGCTCCGACGAGGTGAGCGCCATCGCCGCCGCGGACCGCCGCTACGCCGCCCTGCCCGCCGACCGCTACCCGATGGTCACCTCACTGCGGCAGGCGCTCTTCTCCGCCGGCGACCGCGACACCTGGGCCCTGGAGGTCCTGATCAACGGCATCCTCCACACCCCCACCCGCTGA